Proteins encoded together in one Onychomys torridus chromosome 1, mOncTor1.1, whole genome shotgun sequence window:
- the Foxi2 gene encoding forkhead box protein I2: MAGFCDGLASCSVPHGLTRAVAHPPGYGRPDLGSGRRLWVNSASFSPASYTAGPGPAPSYAAAALAAPGSLLGAAGGLAGTDLAWLSLSGQQELLRLVRPPYSYSALIAMAIQSAPLRKLTLSQIYQYVASNFPFYKRSKAGWQNSIRHNLSLNDCFKKVPRDENDPGKGNYWTLDPNCEKMFDNGNFRRKRRRRGETSVAAVPGASSSEGATLDPRGAASQDTQTSRSPPTPEAAPCLSGFSTAVGALTGGLGTLPEGLVRDFSSRRPPTAAAHSPQIPNTAPGFAPGHQTMAPGLRVGHLVYSREGTEI, translated from the exons ATGGCTGGGTTCTGTGATGGCCTGGCTTCCTGCTCGGTCCCGCACGGCCTGACTCGGGCAGTCGCTCATCCCCCGGGCTACGGCCGCCCAGATCTGGGCTCTGGTCGGCGCCTGTGGGTGAACTCGGCTTCTTTCAGCCCCGCGTCCTACACGGCGGGACCGGGACCCGCTCCATCCTACGCTGCAGCAGCCCTCGCTGCCCCGGGCTCGCTCCTCGGCGCTGCAGGCGGCCTGGCGGGCACCGATCTCGCGTGGCTGAGCCTGTCGGGTCAGCAGGAGCTGCTGAGGCTGGTACGGCCACCCTATTCCTACTCTGCGCTCATCGCCATGGCCATCCAGAGCGCGCCGCTGCGCAAGCTGACGCTCAGCCAGATTTACCAGTACGTGGCCAGCAACTTCCCCTTCTACAAGCGCAGCAAGGCGGGCTGGCAGAACTCCATCCGCCACAACCTGTCGCTCAATGACTGCTTCAAGAAGGTGCCCCGAGATGAGAACGACCCAG GTAAAGGCAATTACTGGACGCTGGACCCAAACTGTGAGAAGATGTTCGACAATGGGAACTTccgaagaaagaggaggaggagaggagagaccagTGTAGCCGCTGTGCCTGGAGCTAGCAGCTCAGAGGGAGCCACACTGGATCCCCGTGGCGCAGCTTCCCAAGACACTCAGACCTCGCGATCCCCGCCTACGCCTGAGGCTGCCCCCTGCCTCTCAGGCTTCTCCACCGCCGTGGGTGCCCTGACTGGCGGCTTAGGCACCCTCCCTGAGGGCCTGGTCCGTGACTTTTCTTCCCGAAGGCCACCAACCGCGGCTGCCCACAGTCCTCAGATCCCTAACACCGCCCCGGGCTTTGCCCCTGGCCATCAGACGATGGCTCCCGGCCTTAGAGTGGGTCATCTTGTCTACAGTAGGGAAGGCACTGAAATTTAA